The stretch of DNA GAAACTAGAGTATGGGCAACCGACTTGCTATACTTAGTAGGTGGCACTTGAATCGAGGTACCTACCCCATTTTCTACTATAAATAATAGGTATTAATGTCATTTAATGATTCTGAAATCTTTGAAATCTCAATCATTATACAGATTTTCTCCCAAATATTGCTTGTGTTCATCTGAAaaacctgctgacttaagcatcggagtggctaggccggacacccctccggcgttCATTCACGAGTTACTTTCTTGTTTGCAGGTGCTAATCCAAGCCATTATCTTCACTCAAAATTCCCAAACACTATAAATTGTTGATTTGATCCGTTGGAGCTCCTTACCCGGCTCACTCATTTCAGCGAGATCGCATCAGCTAGCAAGATCCTTTTTGAGTCCTTCGCCACCGGAGATAAAATTCCATTGAAGTCATCACCTTCTATTTGTGTGAATCCTTTTGCCCTCAACCTGACTTTGAATCGGGTTTTCTCCACCCCAAGAATGCCTTTCTTTTTCTTGTAAATATACTTATGTTCGAATGTTCTTTGGCCCATAGTTAACTCCATTAGTTCCCAAGTGCCATTTTTGTATAATGAATCCAATTCATCATTCACAGCTTCTGTCCATTTGTCCCTTTCTTTGCCATTTAAATGAACACTTTCTTTGCCATTTACTGCTTCTCTGTATAACTGTGGTTCATCCTCACTTAACATTCCAGATGCATTCAAATTGTATGCAAACAGATCAGCATATCCAAATATGACAGGAGGCCTTAATTCCTTTATTTCCCTGTCTCATGTCAATGCGTGATTGTACATATTCTTTGTACAGAAAATACATTGTGAATATGCTAGATTTCTTCTACGTTTTGTTCAATCCTTGTGTGAGTTATTTTCAATTGTGTCGTGTGGTGATTGGGGGTGGAACTCCCTGTTATCTAAATCATATATCTTGATCGAATCTACGACCGTTAGTACATCAAGAGTTTCAATGAATTCGATAACAGTGTGATGTATCTTTGAATAATAATAGTGATAGCATATGTACAACTAAGAAAAACTATTTCCTACAGCACGTGTTttgctctggccagagactcGTTGCACTATTTACTCATCAAATCATGTAGGATATCGTCACCTTTAGGCAAGCGTTAAATCCCTAACTACAATACATTTTCTCTTACGTATTTTGAAACTACACCTAACCTCGTCACTTGGTGACCATCAATGAATTCGATAAACAGATCAACATTTATGCTAGTACGTAGAGCTTCCATGTTATCTCGGATCaaaagactaatggtgtacaactatGATCTCAGACTATTCCACTGTATAAGTGATAAGCACTCATATAGTATGAGAGAGGATTGTTAAGTGTCTCATCAAATGATCATCCATTTGTTGAATGAACATCCTCATGGCCTTACCAGTAAAACGTGACATTTTTATAACAGATGCTGATATCAAGTTCGAGCGAATTTTATCTTTGTTTTAGactgctgaatcgactaggaacataTGTAAAATATACACTATACTTTCTAAAGATTTTCATGATCCAATAAACTAATGGAACTCATGAtacttataatatatttaagaaATTTATATATACCGCTTGTAaaagtataaaaataaaataaatatcataatcagataaaatcataaaatattattaaaataaagatagtTTACATAAGAGTCAATAAAGCTCGATGCATAAATTGGCTCGCTAGACACCTACTCTAAccaatatatgtatatgtatgtataaatAATTGAGTGCAAGTTCCTCCGAGCATTCACAAATAGCCAGCTAGTATACGGAAAAATGGAATTGGCTAAACAATATATGACCAACCTCATGAGTCTCACGATAATCGCAACGCCAATCATGATCACCAGCGACTCGGATTTTTTAGGATCGCTAAATTttactattatttttttaaaaaaaaaagaaaacatcACGCCAATTCATATGTTTATGCTAttcatactatatatatatatatatatatttattctaCATAAATCCTTTAAAATAACTATTTGTTACGATGTTATGATTAAGAGTAGGCAACAATCGTTCTGGTTCAACCAATCCACTCGGAagaattttgtatttttgtccACTGATTTCAACCAATCCACTCGGCTTCGTTGTTTCCAATATGTTTCTTCCTGCGAACTAAGCTTCTCAACCTCATTTTCAAGATCATTAATTCGTGTCATCCCAAGTTCCCAACATGCATGATTTTGGAGATTTGTTAGCTAATCTCGCTTAGTCATGATCAGTTTCGGTATTGCGTGGAATTTTCTGTTGCGCCCATTGCTTCTGATTTCGAGAGCAACCCTTTATTCTGTCGACGAGTCTCGTGGATCATGTGATGGACGAGTATGTTTCAACTTTCATTGATAATTGAACCAAAATGCTATTaatcacctaataaattaaaagaatatatctataaattaattaaaatgtcaATTATAACATCCCATTAATCaaatctattattttatttttagtttctttcttttttgctaacaaataaaaatgtttgtacaattatatattattatttcattaattaagaaatttaattatACATTGGTGATCATATGGGAATTTAATACTTGCTGGCAGGGTATAAACAATTGATTTTAGACATTTTTTAGTCAACCAAAGCCTCACGCAAATTAggattattttgtttgtttataAAGAAACAAATTAATTATTAGCTTCAATCAGttattaagaaaaaaaattaattattagctTCAATCAGTTATTAAGAAAAAATATGTAAGGCCCTAAAATATATTATCATGTAATTTGATATAATTAGAATATTTATTcagttgtaaattaaaataattattatgccAAATACTTTTTGAaagtgtgttaaaaatatgtattttatactatcatagaattaaattatataaaaaatacatatagagtTTATACAACACACGAGAGGAAAATAAATACAAACCGTTATGATTGGGCTCAAGTTACTACTTTTAGTAAAAAAATATACCCAATACATATATTCACACACTTACCAGATAGGGAAAGAAAGAAGCAAAATCCGTAACCCTTCTTGAAATATCAACTactcatttttctttaaaatttactagaattttttttcctctTAAACCATTATTCTATGCATTCGGTTAAAAACACActtgtatatataaatattcaccatttaaaaataaaccaaccaaatattatttgaaaattcaaaaaaaagtAATTCAAACGTAAAATCGTAAAACATCGACCAATCTAACCTAacattgtttaaaaaataaactgaactctaacatcctctcaaaaacttttcaaaagcatcacaagtcataaaatcttaaaagtaACTTAAATCATTAGCATAAGTCATAAACATAGTGCGGAAACTATCGatagtcctcgggttatgtgcaccctTAGCccagctagttcaaccatcaagacctccattaacatcaacatcatgctcacttgcatcgatcacacctagtgaatctATTGACTCAGAAAACCTTAATCaagataacaagtaatatatataaTCCACATGCTacagtgaaaatatttttacttaaaatagtttttcatgaacatgcataaacataaacattttttcttttatcatatcatatcatatttctttttagcatatcatatcatattttatttcatcatatatgtatatattttccttttattgaatttggatcgttaattgtgactttcgtatcagctaaaggtcgatggatccatctacttgtaaccatagtactgggctgtggggacatcagcgacattcTCACCCGTAAACTCATAATCAGTTCACCTCCTTCCacgtttcatattttcatcacatataaaaatgcatgcatatataaatcatttttcttttaaaccaagcaaaCAACATGCCTTTTAgcattaacgtttcatcatataattttataaacatttaaaataaatatattaacattatttacagcattcagggcactaaTAAGATGTCTAAcaattttaggtgtaaaatgaccattttaccttTGATGCATTATTTTCCAAAACTATACCTAAACCTCGTAACAACGtcccaaatcattccaaacttaaTCTATTACCTTAAAACACTCCCTTAAATATTCCTTAGGCTTAAAATTTAGGTTTCCGATAATTCCTcgattcgtttttaaacttatATGTACATCCCGATtttgactcgaaacttaaccaaacttgaacTAAAGCTTAATAACACATAAATAAACCATATTCAAGCCAAACCAAACCAATCAAGACCCATGAACCAGCCTTGAACAGCTACTGAACCTTTGCCTTATTTTCGAAAACCCTAGGCTTCTCCTTTTGCACCTTCGACCCTAGCCCCTAACCAGCCTCTCCAGCCCTTAGCTCACCGTCCTAAGACCATTACCAAGCCCTAAGGACCCTACTAGACCGAGCCTAAATATCGTAGAAGCAACATCCCCTCAGCCCGATCGTGTGCATGCGCACGGCTCTCCCCCATGCCTCACGATTGCCCTTGCTCCTTGAACCAACCCTTTTGCAGCCACCCTAGGACCATCATGCAGCCCTCTTAAGCCTACTAGACACACCTTAACTGCAGCTAGTAGTCGTGACCCTCGAAGAATCCTTGCCCCAAAAGAGATCTATTTTCGAGCAACACCTTCCTCTTTCATGTCCAGCCCTTATGTCAGTTTGTCTAGGTCCTTAAACTCTCTTAAAATTTTCCCTTCTCATAGCCCTATGATGGCAGCCCCTTCATGCACCATTAACAGAagtttaagatcatgaaatcaTGAGTTTTTGACATAGAAtgacataaaaatgaaaataaatgcaaggcaacatatttttcatgcaaatatacatcaaatccataatatggtgtgatagatagGAAAAAATAGATTAAGGTGTACCTTTGCATATATTACGCTCGAAAATAATTTGGCGATGCGAGGACATAGATGAGGAGAAGACCCTATGCTGATTTTCCTTCCAAAACTCAAGAGTttttccttcaaattttcgtgttgtgtgtgcttggtgtgctGCCAAAGAGTCCTTGTATTATTGTGTGATTTGTGCATGTGTTTTGTGTGGGTTGTGGGAGGGTTTTTGGCCTTTTATTTTAGTCAAGATACATGGTGCAAGTTTGGGCTCATTAGTCAAgtataataggcccattaagtccattagttattatataatatattttgtttaggaaagtttgagaaaatattagccgagttctcGAAAAGTTTATATTTTCATTGAAAATGAATATCGATTAAATATACGTCTCGGCGTAAAAAACTACCTCAAAACacctcattttcgaaaataccaCACAAcatataccatatattaaataattaaaaataattatttaataaaaatattttcctcaTATAGgcctccggtctccgttcctcaatCGTGTCTCTAATAAGCTTTAAAACACATTTTTATGCATTCATGTAGAAAAGagcattttaaacatgtaagcatgcacactatatttaattcatgcaattaaaaccatttattAGTAATTTTCCCTAGGTTCGCATGCAGTTAGATTACGTTATCGCATCTTCCCTTCTCAAAATCACGTCAATTTCAAACCCTTCCCATCGGTCTTCTCCTCATCACCAATTGCTGCCATCGCCGCCCTTGAAGCCGTCGAAAAAAACTGTGCAGTGACCCCAGCAATCGGTATCTCAAATCCTAACGAACATATTCTTTGTTTGAAATAGCATCTTGAGCTCGACCCTTGCTCGGATTTGGACAGGAAGATACACAAATTCCAGCCAGTTTCCTCAGGTGGTTCCAACGATTTTCTGACCATTCACCGTTGGTGATAATATGTGTAGGTCGTGGGTGGCTTCGAAGCGAGTTGTTTATTGAGTTTATTTTGTAGGTTTGATCATTGAAAATCTTCGAGGTATAATTCATAAGGACTTTAATTTAGTATCGAATTAATGTATCATTATTTTGGGAATTATGGTTATTTTGTTGATTATCGGAGTTGTCTGGATTTAATGGAGATATAATTAGGTGATTAAAGTGCATTGTTCGAAAAGTTGGAGTTttagcaaaataaaataaactttttTGGTTTTGAGAAAATAGTTggtttaattaatatttttggtaaaatgtggtatttcttGGCTTATTATTATGTGTTTTAGGTCGAGGAGCTTTAatgttgtgcattgattatcgttTGTTGGTATATGTATGTTACAGTTCGGTAACATACAACCATAATTATGTgttgttattattgtttttgtgATTATGTGAATTTTTGAGTTGTTAAATGCCTTATAGAGTTATATGTTCAGTTATATGACATTTATTCTAGGACATACTGTTATGACATACATCTTAAGCCATATCGTTCTTGTTGACTAGTTACTGTATCCCTTGTTATTCGGCACTGGTTGTTGTATAACTCTGGATCAGTGTGTGACTGATAGGCCTATATTGATACACCTGAAATCATAGTTAATATTGATCAATCCTGATGTTAGTGTAACCCTTGGGGTGAGCGCTGGGATTCTGATATCCAGTTCTGGTTGTTTGTGTCATTCTTGTTATATATCATTACAACTGTATGGAGGCAGAGTTGGGGGTGTTGATTAGCATAACCTGACATACCTTGAATATATGGAAGGGCGGTTTAGCTGCATGACAATGTAGCTCCCCTCTGTGTCGCTCGAGCATTATTCTTGTTGATCGTATTGTTCATTTGGCTCCATTTACCATGTTGGTATTGAGTCATGTTCATGTATTTCACAtttcaactatatatatattgatgcaTGAGTTATGTTATTGTTATGTTTGTTGAACTGTTTCATAACAGAATATTAACCTCAATTGTTTACTGGGGGCTGTTGTTGTTGCTTTTGAGCATCATGGTAGATCTACCGAGTGGTTTTGCAGCACCAGGCCTTGAGGaccattttaaagtattttaaactattttttccactagtagctcaattggtaccaggtttTCTAACTCCAAGTACTTATGGCCTGGACGAGGTCTTTAGTTCAAAACCTGGGGAGGCACGAAGTCCGCAACTAGGTGTGGGGAGTTCTGTGAGTTGGAGGCACGTACTGCACAACTAGGTGTGGGGAGTTCTGTGAGTTCCATGAGGTATCATGAAGACTGTGATTGCAGGAACCAAAAGAGATAGGCCCATGGGCCTCAAAAATTAATCCGAATTATGGACGCAATTGAACCAAAGTAGTTTGCTAGCAGCTCGACGACTCGATTTTGAATGAATCAACTTAGAAGTCAAGTTCAAATTTTTTTGTCTCACTCTTGAGTACTCATCCAAATATGAGCTCGTCTCGAGCTCTACTAGTTGTCTTGAGCAAGAGTATTAGTAAAAAAACTCGAATTTGagatattgaatttttttacttATTTATTTTTAGAATTATTTCTTAAATCTTATTTTTTCagaattattgtaaatataataaTCCATGAATTTTAaaccatttaatttttttaaaaaaactaacaTTGAGAAATCGAATTCGAACCGAGAGCCCTGCTCAATCAAGCTCAAACTCAAAGTCTCAAACTATAGACTTTGTCTTACTTttacatattaaatattttttaaatattatatcaaacccaactaaaaatattatttaaaattttatttaccaAAATTTAAAATCCCAGTTACGACCATGTCATTTTCCGAGTTGAGCTGGACTCATCGACAGTCAGGCAGAAAGGTGTGTTCGAGTTTTGGACTTATGCTGTCATGCACCTTAATGCTTGCTTTATTAATAAGCAAATCTTACTtggtattatattttattttctttgttatatttatttcgtCATTTACTTAGAAAAATGGGAAAAACAACAAATGATTATGTTGGCAAGTAGGAGGGGTACTTCAGACAAGTGAGAGTTGGTTAATCAACATCTTATGATTGACATGTATACCAATCACATGCAATTATTTTTATCCTTAAAGAATGTCCTAATTGTTGGTGAATTATGTGTTTTACCTATCTAATGTGACTTATACGTCATGACTTTAATTTTATGATTTACTCGGTGTATATTGAAAAGTAATAAATTCGGTTTTCATAGTCATAACTGTTAGGTATCACTAATACTGAATGAAAACTTAAATATAAATGAAATGCATGATAATATACGTAGTAAATTTTACTTTATCCATATCAAGATTATTCATAGACGATGAAATGTCTTTGTTCTACGGAAGTAAAAAAATTAACATACGTTAGGGGTGGATACGATGCCAGTCTTGATCCTTATGTGTGTTTTCTTGTCTATGAAGTCAATGATACAACCTTATGCTTCGAAATCTTCGGAATACTTATCTTATTTCATTGTAGTTCTGATATGACTATAAAAAATATTGACTTGAcatcaaaaaatattatatgtatGTAGTCGTGACAACACTACGACGAAATATGACTAAAAAACAAAGTTTCATGATCCTGTTATTGGTCAATTGATGATTTTAGTTCACtacttagtttttttttttaaaaaaaaaactcggcCTTTTTCATCGGAATTTTTACTTGCAACGGGAAAATGATGACATCACACTTGAAAATGATGACGTGACAATATCATGATATTGCTTTAACCTTTCCGATTTCATGTTAACACTTtgaataaaaagattaaaattaaaaaaaataatgcaaattgtTGTACTACAATGGTAAATGATCGATAAAAggacaaaaaatgaaaaaaattacaaattacaTGAAATAACATGTTgtttttccatattttaaagttaCATATACCAATATAAATACGTTCAAACAAAACCTATCATTTCATATATTGTTCATGTACTAACCCTAACTAATATATTTCTGTTTTACGTTTCTTCTAGGCGCACTAAACGGCCTATATTATTTATAAGTACAaacatatttcaaaaaattaaattaaaaagtaGTCGTCAAAtgaacattatatatatatatatatatatatatatatatgaatttaatATTTGCCATTTTTCTCAAACCAAGAAAAATTAGAGAGATGATGTCCTCTCCCAAACACTCTCCACAACTGTTCTTCCTAATCTTTCTTTTCTTATTCTCAAATGTGCATTCACAAGCTTTAGATTCTTGCAATTCTCCCCTTTCAAATACCCTTCCTTTTGTTACTTCTTCTCTCCAATGTGTTGTTGTATGGCCCTCTCAAAGCTTCATTCTCAGAGTAAGTcacaatatatatacacacacataaatTCACACACATTTCTGTGACTGTCtgtgtctgtgtgtgtgtgtgtgatatttGATGCGTACGTTCATGTATGATTGACAAATTTTACATACTAATTATCTGCCAAACCTTCAAACTTTtggtataaataatttttaacttGCTGTTAGACCAAAGATGTCACAAGTTTAATGCATTATATTCATAAAAACAATCCATATTTGCAtatgtgtgtgtttatatatgCATATATTATGTTTGAATGTATATTCTTACCCTTCCACCTATGAATTCGATTGAGCTGATAGGAATGTTGTGAACGAGTAACATACATATACgtgtatatatgtgtatatgttGTGATGCGAATTAATTTGAAGATCTTTGGATGAATTCTAGTATGGGCAGGTATCGCCAAACATATGGAGCTATGTGCTATCTGCTCCAAACACAAATGGATACATAGCAATAGGGTTTTCACCTAATGGCAACATGGTTGGATCAAGTGCAATAGTGGGTTGGATTGGAAATAATGGCATCGATTCCGGGATAAAAAAGTTTTACCTTGGAGGGAAATCACCAAATCTTGTGACACTTCAACCACAAGATCAAGGGTTACAACTGCAAAATATGTTCATATCAACCCTACAAAACCAAATTTACATGGTTTTCCAAGTCGCGTCTAACAATCCGAGCATGAACATTATATACGCGGTTGGACCAGCCGGACAACTGCCTTCTGCCCCGAACTTCGCTTTGTCTCAACACCGCGCCATGTACTCGACCGTCGTGAATTACGGCACGGGTAAGAGTAGGAGGGTTAAAACATATTTGTTTGTTGAACTCTTGGGACATGTCAAATATGGATTAGGTGAGGATAAGTATCATTTCATGTCATTGATAGTCAATTTTTTTGAAGAAGAATATAATTTAATCATGTCATTGGGGCCATTCACAATTACcagaatatatattatttttcacgaTGATTTTTTGAAAGACTAATTTCCAAGTGGTTGATAAATTTAAGATCCCGGCCCTTATATtttgttattcattttaaaaaaaaaaaaaaaaaaattgttgtttacaatgaaaaaatttagaaattattttatctttacgtacttgataaattatttttctttaatttccaCACAATTTATA from Primulina eburnea isolate SZY01 chromosome 6, ASM2296580v1, whole genome shotgun sequence encodes:
- the LOC140833403 gene encoding cytochrome b561 and DOMON domain-containing protein At3g07570-like yields the protein MMSSPKHSPQLFFLIFLFLFSNVHSQALDSCNSPLSNTLPFVTSSLQCVVVWPSQSFILRYGQVSPNIWSYVLSAPNTNGYIAIGFSPNGNMVGSSAIVGWIGNNGIDSGIKKFYLGGKSPNLVTLQPQDQGLQLQNMFISTLQNQIYMVFQVASNNPSMNIIYAVGPAGQLPSAPNFALSQHRAMYSTVVNYGTGGTVTQSSPETSLKRIHGILNIAGWGILIPIGAMIARYMRHWDPQWFYSHAIIQFTGFTLGTIGVFCGLALENRLDIYVDKHKALGIFVLILGGLQVLAIFFRPHRASKVRKYWNWYHSNVGRLLIVLAIVNIFYGIKLGKEGSEWNQGFAIVVVVLFTISLVLELRMWTRK